The Naumovozyma dairenensis CBS 421 chromosome 3, complete genome genome has a window encoding:
- the KSP1 gene encoding putative serine/threonine protein kinase KSP1 (similar to Saccharomyces cerevisiae KSP1 (YHR082C); ancestral locus Anc_5.376) yields the protein MSLDYEIYKEGGILNDRYQKIEDISEGSYGYVSLAKDTKEKKLVAIKYIFKLDPDQRDEYDNDDCDRDHNDCSSLEKKQNYLDHKQSLISPNVRSRLTDDICLEAMYEVDIQTKIGRHKNIVALLDFFDSYIIMEYCSGGDLYEAIKDDILPRKTKPITHIISQIMDAIEFVHNKGIYHRDIKPENILITGIDWTIKLTDWGLATTDKTSFDRSVGSERYMAPELFESNLDLDERKEPYSCDKVDLWAMGIVFLNIVFHKNPFSVANQSDKSFCYFAANREALFDVFSTMTYDFFQVLRYSLTIDPTNRDLKKMRMELLNLSEYTLDDEYYNSIEEGGYETEISDVTTTTSTPLPPIPPSSAPVGLPTPVSSTTKVPEFKNVFTPGEVKNNENNTSSNNFSTVESTSTAVGSNSTSNSKNTDYDDNNNNNNNDNNTNKLNSSSANKNEPNFKKPFEIPQFNILHHKNDSTKSNNSSNSVYSKNSHYHNYHNYNNEYNTKFNPNRRESYNVGYTSKERAKSTPKFKFQKRRRNSKKNYNNHSKANPIKIENRNRSKILKNSRKPLGIPTPNTHINNFFHEYKASKQDSDHFNTRDFFTPPSIQNRYMEGIFNSKQYKQHRPYNNKIWNKNFMTNNNTASITNSTTGNINNNGNSYKQPSGYGKFRRPSTTGSSYYANNNSKSPMNRLSFSSHTPSGSYGRRGSATTMPSTVLQHSPGSYVPPSLRNNRFNGTTASTQFLSVSPNIPTISSVLDESNSFVPKSTNTSSNVNYKQPQPQKYQQPNSLISSDLEDHDSDEVLFTLDENENDFVQNMNNLTLDDDRDTHHVQNTTTHNNNNNNNHTIDEHSSINNGTNPLLLQRSQQEPQHQNITHYQKSPRLSQSHNNNYVNSNDEELPDLLRSPMAQNAQLNSYTMPSMYEQRRQQQQPSSSSMLNYNSNNNNTTTLNNPLLQPVHNRRTSSPLTHEVQINESEEDGFINDIKRKTKMGVYVPPHHRRSFNNSEMKSGNILNQTDSMSKSLGTSNGATLSVSHNTMMFSSGGDDRVSPRGSSIKYDNNNNRIGMLSSSFHKPFIPYHSRNAANDNSNNNNNDNIGDKKKIEEEVKNINVDDGNTTAIQDDDVFANSYNDALIFEDDEDDFVEEYYKNNANERSMFGPYEIYNDNIQSMQDEDDEDEVEDQDEDDDGDNAVENDVHVRRDHKDLDTLSNKSATTTAAGKRKSSILHEGVVGSLEQYKNNWLMLQQQQD from the coding sequence ATGTCATTAGATTACGAAATTTATAAAGAAGGTGGTATTCTAAATGATAGATAccaaaaaattgaagatattagTGAAGGTTCATACGGTTATGTCTCTTTAGCAAAAGAtactaaagaaaaaaaattggttgctataaaatatatattcaaattagaTCCCGATCAACGAGATGAATACGACAATGATGATTGTGACCGTGACCATAACGATTGTTCTAGTttggaaaagaaacaaaactATCTCGACCATAAACAATCCTTAATCTCTCCTAACGTCAGATCAAGATTAACTGATGATATTTGCTTGGAGGCGATGTATGAAGTGGATATTCAAACTAAAATTGGTAGACATAAAAATATAGTTGCACTTTTAGATTTCTTCGATTCTTATATCATTATGGAGTATTGTTCAGGTGGTGATCTTTATGAAGCTATTAAGGATGATATCTTACCAAGAAAGACTAAACCTATCACCCATATCATATCTCAAATTATGGATGCCATAGAATTCGTTCATAATAAGGGGATTTATCATAGAGATATTAAACCTGAAAATATCTTAATTACAGGGATCGATTGGACAATTAAATTGACTGATTGGGGGTTAGCAACTACTGATAAAACCTCATTTGATCGTTCTGTAGGTAGTGAAAGATATATGGCTCCAGAATTATTCGAATCAAATTTGGATTTAGATGAAAGGAAAGAACCTTACTCTTGTGATAAAGTCGACTTATGGGCTATGGGAATTGtgtttttgaatattgttTTCCATAAAAATCCATTCAGTGTGGCAAATCAATCTGATAAATCATTTTGTTATTTTGCTGCCAATAGGGAAGCTTTATTTGATGTCTTTTCAACAATGACCTATGATTTTTTCCAAGTGTTAAGGTACAGTTTGACAATCGATCCAACAAATCgtgatttgaaaaaaatgagaatggaattattgaatttatcaGAATATACccttgatgatgaatattataACTCTATTGAAGAAGGTGGTTATGAAACGGAAATATCAGATGTCACCACTACTACATCGACTCCATTACCTCCTATCCCACCATCCTCTGCACCAGTTGGATTACCTACTCCAGTTTCATCTACTACAAAAGTACCAGAATTCAAGAATGTATTCACACCAGGGGAAGTCAAAAATAACGAAAATAATACCTCAAGTAATAATTTCTCCACTGTGGAAAGTACCTCAACTGCAGTAGGTTCCAATTCTACATCAAACTCCAAAAATACTGATTATgacgataataataataataacaataatgataacaataCCAATAAACTCAACAGTAGTTCTgctaataaaaatgaaccAAACTTTAAGAAACCATTTGAAATTCCACAATTTAATATTCTGCATCATAAAAACGATAGTACTAAGAGTAATAATAGTTCAAACAGTGTATATAGTAAAAACTCACACTATCATAATTATCATAACTATAATAACGAATACAATACTAAATTTAATCCAAATAGAAGGGAATCATATAACGTTGGTTATACTTCCAAAGAAAGAGCCAAATCGACACCAAAATTCAAGTTCCAAAAACGTCGTCGtaattcaaagaaaaattataataatcattCAAAGGCAAATCcaattaaaattgaaaataggAATAGAAGTAAAATTCTTAAGAATTCAAGGAAACCTTTGGGTATACCTACACCAAATACtcatattaataatttctttcatGAATATAAAGCTTCTAAGCAAGACTCGGATCATTTTAACACAAGAGATTTTTTCACTCCACCAAGTATTCAAAATAGATATATGGAAGGTATTTTCAATAGTAAACAATATAAACAGCATCGTCcgtataataataagatttGGAACAAGAATTTCATgactaataataatactgcAAGCATCACCAATTCTACCACAGGtaatatcaacaataaCGGTAATAGTTATAAACAACCCTCTGGATATGGTAAATTTAGAAGACCAAGCACAACAGGCAGTTCATATTACgccaataataatagtaaatCTCCAATGAATAGATTAAGTTTTAGTTCTCATACCCCTTCTGGAAGTTATGGTAGACGAGGTTCCGCAACTACAATGCCTTCTACAGTACTTCAACATTCACCAGGTAGTTATGTTCCACCAAGCttaagaaataatagatTTAATGGTACAACAGCATCAACTCAATTTTTATCAGTTTCCCCGAATATTCCAACTATTTCCTCTGTTTTAGATGAATCCAATTCCTTTGTGCCCAAATCTACTAATACTAGTTCAAATGTTAATTATAAACAACCGCAGCCAcaaaaatatcaacaaccaaattcattaattagTAGCGATTTGGAAGATCATGATTCAGATGAAGTTTTATTTAcattagatgaaaatgaaaatgattttgTACAAAATATGAACAATTTAACGTTAGACGATGATAGGGATACTCATCATGTTCAAAATACGACCACGcacaataacaataacaacaataatcaTACTATAGATGAACATagttcaattaataatggCACAAACCCGCTGTTATTACAAAGGTCACAACAAGAACCACAACATCAAAACATCACACATTATCAAAAATCCCCGAGGTTATCTCAAtcacataataataactatGTGAATTccaatgatgaagaattaccAGATTTACTGAGGTCACCTATGGCTCAAAACGctcaattaaattcatataCTATGCCATCAATGTATGAACAACGAcgtcaacaacaacaaccatcatcatcatctatgctgaattataattcgaataataataatactaccACATTAAACAATCCATTATTACAACCTGTTCATAACAGACGAACATCATCTCCATTAACTCATGAAGTTCAAATAAACGAAAGTGAAGAAGATGGATTCATTAATGACATTAAGAGGAAGACGAAAATGGGTGTATATGTTCCACCACATCATAGAAGAAGTTTTAATAATAGTGAAATGAAATCAGGtaatatattgaatcaaACAGATTCCATGTCTAAATCATTAGGAACTAGCAATGGAGCAACTTTATCTGTGTCACATAATACTATGATGTTTAGTAGTGGTGGTGATGATAGAGTTAGTCCTCGTGGAAGTTCAATCAAGtacgataataataataataggaTTGGTATGTTAAGTTCTAGTTTCCATAAGCCGTTTATTCCATATCATAGTAGAAATGCAGCGAACgataatagtaataataataataatgataatattggtgataaaaagaagataGAGGAGGAAGTCAAGAATATTAATGTTGACGATGGTAATACCACAGCGATCCAGGATGATGATGTGTTTGCAAATTCTTATAATGATGCTTTgatttttgaagatgatgaagatgattttgtCGAAGAATATTATAAGAATAATGCTAATGAAAGATCTATGTTTGGTCCTTATGAGatttataatgataatattcaatcaatgcaagatgaggatgatgaggatgaggTAGAAGatcaagatgaagatgacgatgGAGACAATGCtgttgaaaatgatgttCATGTTCGTCGTGACCATAAAGACTTGGATACACTAAGTAACAAATCTGCTACTACGACTGCTGCTGGAAAGAGGAAATCTAGTATTTTACATGAAGGAGTTGTTGGTTCATTAGaacaatataaaaataattggTTAATGTTGCAACAGCAACAGGATTGA
- the LRP1 gene encoding Lrp1p (similar to Saccharomyces cerevisiae LRP1 (YHR081W); ancestral locus Anc_5.373) yields MDQNLELQKIKPFLNNLQKQLNLLNPLLAKLTSKSLDDHLILINNEPERLELTNKFAYILTSLMFAYIKILNFKDLSNIQYELNRVKDYMQRANSLKNKLMEKNNSNEREKSNAKNLIISSLNRNDSAISNQNFQKGKHTKFNEQQSVTTTTNMTSVDNNSIDREAIMNNIVENKKKNKNKNKNKPSSKKQARTEKRTAQKMKNKISKD; encoded by the coding sequence ATGGatcaaaatttggaattacaaaagattaaaccatttttaaataatctaCAAAAACAACTAAACCTTCTGAATCCACTATTGGCAAAATTAACATCCAAATCATTAGATgatcatttaatattaatcaACAATGAACCTGAAAGATTAGAACTAACAAATAAATTCGCCTACATTTTAACCTCTCTTATGTTCGCATAcattaaaattttaaactttaaagatttatcaaatattcaatatgaATTGAATAGAGTGAAAGATTATATGCAACGGGctaattcattaaagaaTAAACTAATGGAGAAAAATAACTCTAATGAGAGGGAAAAGTCAAACgcaaaaaatttaataatatcttcattaaataGAAATGATTCTGCTATAAGtaatcaaaattttcaaaaggGAAAACATACTAAATTCAATGAGCAACAATCTGTGACTACTACCACTAATATGACCTCCGTTGATAACAACAGTATAGATAGAGAAGCCATAATGAATAACATCGTtgaaaataagaagaaaaataaaaataaaaataaaaacaagCCCTCTTCTAAAAAACAAGCAAGAACAGAAAAAAGGACGGCacagaagatgaaaaataaaatatcaaaggattaa
- the LAM4 gene encoding Lam4p (similar to Saccharomyces cerevisiae YSP2 (YDR326C) and YHR080C; ancestral locus Anc_5.370), whose translation MSTDKYNKKKHASSSFSKKVLKNIFRPSKRKGKEGTDGYKQTSLQHPNHTKDKLLNHSDRTFSAQVASNPKEKYENNENNLLRNNHISSKAPSSNNNNNNVPIKQSNSKLLNSPFNIPISIDFHNHDHDHDHHRHTRRQKSMQTTQRKNVKKNANYTSSKSRFNNTLKKYRNLSSLPSKINNNLDAGSSILSLPNNSSYNSNSDYNDNNNDEDEDDSDNDTNLLLRTKSSNNNDMTNDWNSKYTVSNKSSTNIKNTTNSNNNGLFDNLWTLAKKKYDNYKNTHVDTTTNTPPISTAVGATSTKKPTSADLMKNLDNVLSSSSRNIAKPRADTTASTTLIHYDKNSQGIRSITSQSTLNGHSLKKTKNTHLHEGQPPTSKIIDTLGKGSLDLDYFNPKILNNDIITEKLTKNADSNARDLLQSKSHDTSDPIISTISTPVYSIPKTNNINKRNSTSSQLTIESSLNHIPSKVNPISKKFKLFSLSNNDVSTQSNKENVPGINNTDSNDLNPKRRQRSKTVCFGATVPPRNSSSSITTVPAKLSSSYSTSNSKRNSHIVSSPHLEDSKLKMQNTSANNLKNNYRNNGKNIMKLPSDSHSQSHSNSMTPINLNPVAMGMKVLPLPHSALKYSINKVRNSTDIATSLFTPLVLPPRLPSTPTTNNNNNDTNNTNTKTSLNLPSFKPINSNNNSGIDENLDETGNNNNTTIFNDNNNVTSEPTQRLIRNSVMIPRGNDGIKLNDIKFASDKKNSEFHNFFKDTDIQSNEKLITEFTCALSKDILLQGKLYISNKHLAFYSNILGWITTVVISFQEIIQIKKKTTMGIFPNAIVIDTLNSRYTFASFVQRDTIFKLVTNIWNQYIISNRLQNTSQRHSNSIDDNTSMTDYITDDDEYADDDGDDDNFEYTSDTDVSSDYWVKEDVTQLKGSMKQQLDSDTLGPLKHEPTSSNYSPVSDEKLICETNLNAPLSTIFNILFGNDTSYFESILQKAKNFDIQPSPLPKLLPSKKREYVYTKPLTSSIGPSKTKCIITETLDNFDLNDYIQVTQLTSNPDVPSGNSFKTKTVFLLSWDSNNTTKFMAYVSIIWTAKSWIKNAIEKGTVDGVTESTNSMISEIKDVILPRIMKRTRGQSTSISSSKPPMVIPSLPTIGPQRHPETKLPTPLEAGTFVLQNGKINVPMGTTYKLLFGEDISFLKKILLKQNNINISNIPNKFVNEERSYTYIKKLNNSLGPKQTNCNVVESVQHYDLENYILVKQLTKTPDVPSGSTFSVASLIYLTWDKEETSTDINVITNVIWSGKSFLKSAIEKGSIEGQKASMKILVDELNSIIKENQVEIAKLQSGRGKGKRRKSRARKLSTTNKEDVEETPRVKFDFIIEKFKPIVEVINSLTSILGVSFEPASNKNIIIVASVGIFFLFTLFRILLFGGPNSNIMVQNHKSFKLLPNDKIIIDGNEYIYIPRMKTLYSAYEDDLKGHGGNKENNSIDDIMKSSQQNLWHWITDRGDKHGYPYFKKIKKLRGYSQLTRKV comes from the coding sequence ATGAGTACCGATAAATAcaataaaaagaaacatgCATCTTCTTCGTTCTCAAAGAAAGTGTTGAAAAACATATTTCGCCCCTCCAAAAGGAAGGGGAAAGAAGGTACCGATGGATATAAACAGACATCATTACAACATCCTAACCATACAAAGGATAAGCTTCTTAATCATTCTGATAGGACTTTCTCTGCACAAGTCGCAAGTAACCCGAAAGAAAAATACGAAAATAATGAGAATAATCTGCTGCGGAATAACCACATATCATCAAAGGCAccatcatctaataataataataataatgttccAATAAAACAGAgtaattcaaaattattgaatagtCCTTTTAATATCCCAATTTCTATAGATTTCCATAACCACGATCATGATCATGATCATCATAGGCATACTCGTCGGCAAAAATCAATGCAAACTACTCAAAGAAAAAACGTGAAGAAAAATGCAAATTACACATCAAGCAAATCAAGATTTAATAACacattaaaaaaatataggAATTTATCATCGTTACCATCAAAAATTAACAACAATTTAGATGCAGGTTCAAGTATTCTTTCATTACCAAATAATTCAAGCtataattcaaattctgATTACAACGATAACAATAACGATgaggatgaggatgatAGTGATAATGACAcgaatttattattgagAACAAAGTCgagtaataataatgacatgACTAATGATTggaattcaaaatatacCGTATCCAATAAATCTTCAACAAATATCAAAAACACTactaatagtaataataatggacTATTTGATAATCTATGGACATTggcaaagaaaaaatatgataattATAAGAATACACATGTTGATACAACAACTAATACACCGCCTATCTCGACGGCCGTGGGGGCCACCTCAACTAAAAAGCCTACATCTGCtgatttgatgaaaaatttggacAATGTgttatcttcatcttcaagaAATATCGCCAAACCTCGTGCTGATACTACCGCAAGCACGACGCTTATTCATTATGATAAAAATTCCCAGGGCATACGTTCGATCACTTCCCAAAGTACTTTAAACGGACACTCCCTTAAGAAGACAAAAAATACTCATCTACATGAAGGCCAACCACCTACCTCAAAAATAATCGACACTTTAGGTAAAGGTAGTCTGGACCTTGATTATTTTAATCCTAAGATACtgaataatgatatcattaCAGAAAAATTAACCAAAAATGCTGATAGCAATGCAAGAGACTTATTACAATCAAAATCACATGATACATCTGATCCTATAATATCGACTATTTCTACACCAGTATATTCTATTCCAAAAACcaacaatatcaataaaagGAACAGCACTAGTTCGCAATTGACAATTGAATCTTCCCTAAATCACATACCGTCAAAGGTAAATCcaatatcaaaaaaattcaaattattttcactatcaaataatgatgtaTCAACACaatcaaataaagaaaacgTTCCAGGTATTAATAATACCGATAGCAATGATTTGAATCCAAAACGTCGTCAAAGATCTAAAACAGTTTGCTTTGGTGCCACTGTACCTCCACggaattcttcttcatcaataacAACGGTACCTGCAAAGTTATCGTCTTCATATTCAACTTCAAACtcaaaaagaaattcaCATATAGTTTCATCTCCACATTTAGaagattcaaaattaaaaatgcAAAATACTAGCGCCAATAACTTGAAGAATAATTATAGAAACAACGGTAAGAATATCATGAAATTACCATCAGATTCACATTCACAGTCACACTCAAATTCAATGACtccaataaatttgaatccTGTCGCTATGGGAATGAAAGTACTTCCATTACCTCATTCAgctttaaaatattcaattaataaagtaAGAAATAGTACTGACATTGCTACTTCTTTATTCACTCCATTAGTGTTACCTCCAAGATTACCATCAACTCCCAcaaccaataataataataacgacacaaataatacaaataccAAGACATCATTGAATTTACCATCTTTCAAACCAataaatagtaataataatagtggTATAGATGAAAACTTAGATGAAACAGgaaataacaacaatactactatttttaatgataataataatgtcaCATCGGAACCTACTCAGAGATTGATAAGAAATAGTGTAATGATTCCTCGTGGTAATGATggtattaaattaaatgacATCAAATTTGCCTCTgacaagaaaaattcagAATTTCAcaacttcttcaaagaTACAGATATTCAATCTAATGAAAAACTAATTACGGAATTTACATGTGCCTTATCGAAAGATATTCTTTTACAAGGGAAATTATACATTTCTAATAAACATCTGGcattttattcaaatattttagGTTGGATTACTACTGTAGTGATTTCATTCcaagaaattattcaaattaagaaaaagaCAACAATGGGGATTTTCCCCAATGCTATTGTTATTGATACTTTAAATTCAAGATATACTTTTGCCTCTTTTGTTCAAAGAGAtacaattttcaaattggttacaaatatttggaatcaatatattatttcaaatagATTGCAAAATACTTCACAAAGacattcaaattcaattgatgataatactTCCATGACCGATTACATCACAGACGACGATGAATATGCGGATGATGATGGCGATGATGATAACTTTGAATATACTTCAGATACAGACGTATCAAGCGATTATTGGGTTAAGGAAGATGTTACACAATTGAAAGGTTCCATGAAACAACAACTTGATAGTGATACATTAGGACCTTTAAAACACGAACCGACCTCCTCAAATTATAGTCCTGTATcagatgaaaaattaatttgCGAAACTAATTTAAATGCTCCATTAAGtaccattttcaatatattatttggtaaTGATACTTCATATTTTGAATCTATCTTGCAAAAAGCtaaaaattttgatattcaACCATCACCGTTACCCAAATTACTCCCCTCTAAGAAACGTGAATATGTTTATACAAAACCATTGACATCATCAATTGGACCTAGCAAAACAAAATGTATTATCACTGAAACATTAGATAATTTCGATCTAAATGATTACATTCAAGTCACGCAATTGACTTCAAATCCAGATGTTCCCTCAGGTAATTCATTCAAAACTAAAACagtatttcttttatcatgggattcaaataatacaacGAAATTCATGGCATACGTATCAATTATATGGACCGCCAAGAGTTGGATCAAAAATGCAATTGAAAAGGGTACCGTTGATGGTGTTACAGaatcaacaaattcaatgatttcagaaattaaagatgtAATTTTACcaagaataatgaaaagaacACGTGGTCAATCAACCTCAATCAGTAGTTCTAAACCACCAATGGTAATTCCATCACTACCAACAATAGGACCACAAAGACATCCTGAAACAAAATTACCGACTCCATTAGAGGCAGGAACGTTTGTTTTACAAAATGGTAAAATTAATGTGCCAATGGGCACAACGTATAAATTACTATTTGGTGAAGATATAAGTttcttaaagaaaattcttttgaaacaaaataatattaacatttcaaatattccaaataaaTTCGTCAATGAGGAAAGATCCTATACttatattaaaaaactaaataattcattaggTCCGAAGCAAACTAACTGTAACGTTGTGGAATCTGTTCAACATtatgatttggaaaattatATCCTCGTTAAACAGTTGACCAAGACTCCTGATGTCCCATCAGGTAGCACCTTCAGTGTGGCAAGTCTGATCTACTTAACTTGggataaagaagaaactagTACGGatattaatgttattaCTAATGTCATATGGTCAGGAaaatcatttttgaaaagcGCCATTGAAAAAGGGTCTATTGAAGGACAAAAAGcttcaatgaaaatattagttgatgaattaaacTCAATTATTAAGGAAAACCAAGTTGAAATTGCGAAGTTACAATCTGGTAGAGGCAAAGGTAAGAGAAGGAAAAGTAGAGCAAGAAAGTTATCGACTACTAATAAGGAGGATGTCGAAGAAACACCTAGGGTTAAATTTGACTTTATCATTGAGAAATTTAAACCTATTGTGGAAGTTATTAACTCTTTAACAAGTATTTTAGGTGTATCATTTGAGCCAGCCTCCAACAagaacattattattgtgGCTTCCGTCGgtatattctttttatttacacTATTTCggatattattatttggtgGACCTAATTCAAATATCATGGTACAAAATCATAAAAGTTTCAAGTTGTTACCCAATGATAAGATCATTATTGATGggaatgaatatatttatattccaAGGATGAAAACTTTATACTCAGCTTATGAAGATGATCTTAAAGGACATGGAGGCAATAAGGAGAATAATTccattgatgatattatgAAAAGCTCTCAGCAAAATCTGTGGCATTGGATAACGGACCGTGGGGATAAGCATGGTTATCCATAttttaagaaaataaaaaagttaAGAGGCTATTCTCAGTTGACAAGAAAAGTATGA